Part of the Zingiber officinale cultivar Zhangliang chromosome 6A, Zo_v1.1, whole genome shotgun sequence genome, CAGATGCAGGCAAGAGAATCAAAGTGAAGAAGTATGGGCAAATTAATCTCCGAATTGAAACAGTGAAGAAGGGGAAAGGCATGGGGCTTACCCGCTGCGTCTGATCGGCGACTCGGCGTGGCAACTCTAACCCTAGCAGGCGACCTTAAATAGGAGCGACGTCTGGTGTGAGGTGAACAAAGCACAGAACTATGAAAAAACCCTAGCAGGCTGCAATGCAGTGCGGCTAAGCTGTTAATGGGCCGTACTCGGCTGGGCCCATTAAGTAAACTAACAATTATATTACACTTCCGCCCTTTCACCGATCAATTAAaaagaacaaaaacaaaaatatatatatattaataaaatatttattgttCTTCTATGGATCAAGAACAGGTCGCATAGTCCGCTCCACCGATGAAATAATAGCGCTCCTCGTGGAGATGAAAGCTCCTTGGCATTTCGCATCGCCATCTTTCTCTCGCGATCTCCGTTTCCTGCAGGAGTATTCTGTGATCATGGCGATTCGACCACTGCCCAGCAGTCTCACTGGAGACGACGTCGTCTGCTACTCCCCGAAGTTGCTCGCCATCGAAGGTGTCTGGCAAAATGTCGACCCCCTCGACTACGACCTGCCGCTTTTCATGATCCAAATCATTATCATCGTCGTCGCCAGCCGCGCTCTCGACTTCCTCCTCCGGCCCCTCCGCCAGCCACGCGCCTTCGCTGAGATCATCGTAAGTCATCCGCCGTCCGTGTTTGCGACGTCTGTGGTGGCCGATTGTGGTAGATCTAATGAGTTCCGTGATCTATTCTCTCCGTCGATAGGCCGGCATTATTTTGGGACCGACGTTGCTCGGCCAGGAGCATGGCTTCGCCCGCACCATCTTTCCGCCGCAGAGCATCTTGACGCTCGAGACGGCGGCTCATATCGGCCTCACGTACTTCATCTTCCTCGTCGGCGTCGAGATGGACGTCGCGTTGCTACGGCGCGCGGGGCAGAAGTCCATGGCGATCGGAGTGGTCGGCGTGGTTCTGCCCTTCGGCGTCGGCTCCGCCACCGCCTTCGCGCTGCGGAGCCTCGTCTCCGAGGCCATGGACAGCGTGCCGTTCTCCCTCTTCTTTGGCGTCGCCAACTCTGTCACCGCCTTCCCCGTCCTCGCTCACATCCTCGCCAAGACCAAGCTCCTCAACTCCGAGATCGGTCGCATCTGCGTCTCCGCCTCCTTCATCAGCAACGGCATCATGTGGTTCATATTCATCATCACGATTAGCGTCGCGGAGCCGGAAGCCGATCCGCTGTCGTCTCTCTGGATCACTCTCTCCTACGTTGCCTTCCTCATCTTCTGCTTCGTCTGCCTCCGGCCAATCGTGCTCTGGCAGCTGCAGAGGATCCCCGAAGGCCAACCGGCGAGCGACTTCGACGTCTGCCTCCTCCTCAGCATTATGATGCTCGCCGGAGTATTGACGGAGGCCATCGGGTTTTACTCTGTTTCCGGCGCCGTCTTCTTCGGCCTCATGGTTCCCGACGGCCCCATTCGAGTGGCCCTGAGAGACAAGATGCAAGACATCGTCGCCGGCATTATGCTGCCGCTCTACTGCGTCACCAGCGGGCTCAAGACCGATTTGAGAACGATCAATGAAGACTGGAAATTGGCCGGCGTTCTCGTTCTAATCTCTGTTCTCGCCGCCTTCGCTAAAGTCgtctccaccttcatcatcgcCGTCATGTACACCATGCCGCTGAGCGACGCCCTCACGCTCGGCTTCCTAATGAACACCAGAGGCATCATCGCGTTGCTCATCCTGAACATCGGACGCCGCAAGGGAGTGATCAGCGAGGAATCATTCGCGCTGATGATAATGATTTCTCTGTTCATGACGGCGGTGGCCACACCGGTGATAACGTACTTGCAAAGGCCGTTTAGGCGCATCGTCGGGTACAAGCGGCGCAATTTGCAACGATCAAAGCCGGACACGGAGCTCCGTGTGCTGGTGTGCGTCCACAACACCCGCAACGTGCCGGCCATCATCACGCTGCTCGAAATCTCTTGCCCCACCAAGAGATCGCCCATTTTCATCTACGCCGCCCACCTCGTTGAGCTCGCCGGCCGCACCTCCACCTTGCTGATCGGCCACAGCTCAGAGGGCGATAGGAGAAGGCCGATAGGGATCTCCGATCCGCAGGGGCAGGCCGACCACGTCTTCCACGCCTTCGACAACTACGAGAAGCAGGCCGGCGGTGTGTCGGTGCAGACGCTGAGCATCATCTCACCGTACTCGAGCATGCACGAGGACATCTGCAACCTGGCGGAGGACAAGCACGTGACCGTCATCATCCTTCCCTTCCACAAGCAGCAGACCGTCGACGGCGGGCTGGAGCCCATCAACGCCTCCCTCAAGATGATGAACGAGAACATCCTCGCCGCCTCGCCCTGCTCCGTTTGCATCCTAATCGACCGTGGGCTGAGCAGCAGGAGCCGCCTGTCCCGCGACGAACGCTTCTCCCACCACATTGCACTGCTCTTCTTCGGCGGTGCAGACGACAGGGAGGCGCTCTCCTACTGCCGGCGTGTGATCGAGAACCCCACCGTCGGCCTCACTGTCGTGAGGTTCGTGCCGGCAGACAAACCGGCAGGGTCGCCGGCTCATTCGCCAGCAACGATCTCAATCGTGACGGGCGACGGGGAGGAGGGGAAACTGGACGACGAGTACTTGAACGAGTTCCGGGTGCGGTACGCCGGGAACGAGTCGGTGGTGTACGCTGAGCACGTGACGAGCAACGCAGTGGAGACGGTCTCGGTAATCAGGGAGATGGGGGACACGCACGACCTGTACGTGGTTGGGCGGAGCCAGTCGGAGGAGGCGGCGACGCTCACTTCGGGGCTGACGGAGTGGGCAGAGTGCCCGGAGCTAGGGCCTATCGGGGATTTGTTGGCGTCGTCAGACTTCGCCATGTCAGTGTCCGTGCTGGTGGTGAATCAATACGTGGCAAGGCCGCCGCCTGCCGGAGGACATGCGGCGGGGGATGACGGGGGGCATCGGACGCCGTTGCAACGGTTGATGAgccatgtcaatccgaggtcattgGCGACGGCCGCCGATGCAGGGATGCCGCAGGCTGCCgccagaatttaattaagttgtggTTTAATTGGTAGAGTAAAAATAAGATTAATTAGCTAGGACTAATTGTGTGATAAATTTCTGCTTTTGTTTgttaaattaatcaaaaattttacACACAATTAGTTAGTCTATAAAACTTATTTAGAcctctaaaataaatttttaaaaaatagatctgCTATCATGTGTTAGGGATAAACCATATATCATCAATTCCTGATAATCGatcattatattaaaaatatcatACGCACACCGTCTGTTATACCATGAGTCCAAAACTTATTTAAACCTAAAAACCTCTATTTGTAGAGGTCATTAGCTATAGATGCTGATACACTAATCCTTGGAGCTTACCTCTTTTAGGACTCAATTTTGTTTAGGATAGTGGCAAAAACAATGCAATAATTACTACAATCAAGCAAATGGAAGAATCTAATGTATTTCATGTAGACGATCAAGCACCGCCACCGCATAATGGAAGACGTGTAAACATAAAGAGGAGAGTGGTTTGGGATTCAGATATATAAATACTTGGAATCTTACCCCTAGTCAAAAGTGTTAGGAAAGATACAAGATGTCTTCTCGGACGGTGCGATGTTTAAAATATACAATTTTATCATATGAAATCTTAAGGTTAAATTTTGACATATTCGAACATATCTttccccatgtcttaaccatatCTTTCCTCATGTCTTAATCATCTGTACTAATGACTAATAATcatccgtaatttacctcctccctATTTATCTAGAGATATATGACAAGGACACGGGAGGCAAGTGGATCGTCTTTTTTTTACCACATATGAAGGATCCAAGATGTCTTCACGAGTTGGCATATTCATACAACATTAGAATGTTGCCACCAATAACTTTAGGATCAATTCCGAATAGTTGTCTCAATATCTTTTTGCATATGTTGTCGTTACTATACAAAGCCCCTTATAATTTACCTCCCTTCTAGATAGTGAGTGCATCATGAAGGAACCGCCGAGATGACGATTTCATCTTTTTATTGCCAATGAATGATCCAAGATACGCAAGATACATTATAGATCAAATAGAGCACACAAAGAAGTGACAAGTCAAGCATACAAATAACTCATAATCATAATTGGTATTTCAAAGATGGTAAGCCAGTGAGCTATTTACAACTGAGAGGGTGTTTGGCTGAACTTATAAGTTCtctaaaacagcttataagttgttttggagtttataagctcttcaaatttgtttggtaatttttttttcaaatagcttATAAGTTGTCAAAATAAACTGTTTTGgaacttataagctgtttttaaaaaagtatggaagaccctacttttttaaaaaagatcttattttaataatttgtttctctaaaatatctttatataatttcataaatccccatcttatcctccataaatttttataaacttaatatctttttatctccgccgacttttcttccaacattgtgtcatcttctccgccaacgcctctttctaattttctctcccccATACAGAAATTCacccaaaatcctctattaataaaaatctcaaaaccctctattaatagtattatatcctttttgataattttattaataaaaatatcttataata contains:
- the LOC121994835 gene encoding cation/H(+) antiporter 15-like; its protein translation is MKAPWHFASPSFSRDLRFLQEYSVIMAIRPLPSSLTGDDVVCYSPKLLAIEGVWQNVDPLDYDLPLFMIQIIIIVVASRALDFLLRPLRQPRAFAEIIAGIILGPTLLGQEHGFARTIFPPQSILTLETAAHIGLTYFIFLVGVEMDVALLRRAGQKSMAIGVVGVVLPFGVGSATAFALRSLVSEAMDSVPFSLFFGVANSVTAFPVLAHILAKTKLLNSEIGRICVSASFISNGIMWFIFIITISVAEPEADPLSSLWITLSYVAFLIFCFVCLRPIVLWQLQRIPEGQPASDFDVCLLLSIMMLAGVLTEAIGFYSVSGAVFFGLMVPDGPIRVALRDKMQDIVAGIMLPLYCVTSGLKTDLRTINEDWKLAGVLVLISVLAAFAKVVSTFIIAVMYTMPLSDALTLGFLMNTRGIIALLILNIGRRKGVISEESFALMIMISLFMTAVATPVITYLQRPFRRIVGYKRRNLQRSKPDTELRVLVCVHNTRNVPAIITLLEISCPTKRSPIFIYAAHLVELAGRTSTLLIGHSSEGDRRRPIGISDPQGQADHVFHAFDNYEKQAGGVSVQTLSIISPYSSMHEDICNLAEDKHVTVIILPFHKQQTVDGGLEPINASLKMMNENILAASPCSVCILIDRGLSSRSRLSRDERFSHHIALLFFGGADDREALSYCRRVIENPTVGLTVVRFVPEGKLDDEYLNEFRVRYAGNESVVYAEHVTSNAVETVSVIREMGDTHDLYVVGRSQSEEAATLTSGLTEWAECPELGPIGDLLASSDFAMSVSVLVVNQYVARPPPAGGHAAGDDGGHRTPLQRLMSHVNPRSLATAADAGMPQAAARI